GATACTTCACTAGCTTTTGACAGGCACCATTCACTCGCTCTTTTAAGCCGTTTATATCTGACTCATTGGGTTGAGCGGCGTGGATCCGCCGCACTAAGTTCATACCATCTAAAATTAAAAATTTATTCATTTCATTATTTTATAACAGGGAATATAAGCACTTCCCGGTAACTTCATTCGTTGTTGTAAGACAAAAGCGTTAAGAAGATCATCCATTAACGCCATGAGTTTTGGATCCCCTTTAAGCTGAAAAGGACCGTTTTCGTCAATTCTCTTAATTGTTTCCATTTTTACATTGCCAGCCACAATACCTGAAAAGGCCTTTCGTAAATTAGCGGCCAGTTCTGCTTTGTTTAATTGATCGTGTAGATCTAGATTACTCATCATCTCATGAGTTGGTTCAAAAGGTAGCTGAAACTCGGGCTCGATTTTCAATGACCATTGATATTGATAGGAGTCGCCATTATCCTTGCGGAAGGTCTTGATCTTTAGCATGGCTTCTTTCTGAATACGAGCCACCTTTGATGGATCGTCAATGACGATTTGATACTTGCTCTGTGCTTCAGGGCCCAGCGTTGCGGCAATAAATTCATCAATACGTAAGAAATACTCCTCACTCTCCTTGGGTCCAGTTAGCACCAAAGGGAAGGGAATATCTCGATTATGTTTATTCAGCAATATGCCCAGTAAATAGAGCAGCTCCTCTGCCGTACCCGCTCCGCCAGGGAAGATGATTATTCCGTGTCCTAGCCTGACAAAGGCTTCTAGTCGTTTCTCTATATCCGGCAGGATAACGAGTTCATTAACTATCTGATTTGGCGGTTCAGCGGCAATAATACTGGGCTCAGTAAGGCCTATATATCGCGCATGGTTTACTCTTTGCTTAGCATGACCAATGGCAGCACCTTTCATTGGCCCTTCCATAGCGCCTGGGCCACAACCAGTACAAATATCTAACTTACGCAGGCCGAGTTCATAGCCCACCTCTCGAGTATATTGATACTCAATGGGGTTGATGCTGTGTCCGCCCCAGCAAACAATAATATTGGGGTCGAGCATCGGCATTGTTCGAGCATTACGTAATATGTCGAAGACAACGTTAGTGATATGACTGGCATTGGTTAAGTTGATGTGCTTTAGGTTGTCATAGCGATCATAGATATAGACGATATCGCGTAGCACTGAAAATAGGTGCTCTTGTATACCTGAGATGATTTCGCCGTCGACAAAGGCTGCTAGAGGCGGGTTGGTAAGCTCGATCTTAATGCCACGCTCTCGCCTTAGGACATTAATATTAAAATCTTTGAATTGATTGAAAAGACTCTCGGCATTGTCACTCTGCAAGCCAGAAGCTAACACAGCAAGGGAACAACTGCGGTAGAGCTGATAAAGCTCACTATTGGCGTTCTGTTTGAGTCTGTCAACTTCGAGTTGTGAAAGCTGATCTAAGCTTCCTCTGGGACTAATTTTCACTATCATAGCAGCTCCTTAGCAGTGATAGTTTAACTGTCCCTCAAAGATAAATGGCGGTGAAAATGATGCTCGCCGAGGACAGCTTATGAGTCGATGATGACCCTATCTCTGCTTTCATGTTTGGCTTTATACAGTGCGGCGTCAGCTCGTTCAAAAGTTTCGCTAATGAGCTCATTTTCAATAATTTGTGCAGCACCTATAGATACTGTAACTGTAATTCTCTGATTTTTAAACTTAAAGGGAATGTTTTTTACTTTTTCTCTGACTCGATTGAGCAAAGGTTTAATATCATTATCACCAATGTCAGGCAGTAAAAATACAAACTCTTCGCCTCCATAACGAGCAACAAACTCAGTCTCTCTTAAAGAGTTTTTTAGCGCCATAGCTATTACTTGTAGTGTTTTATCACCTGTGCTGTGGCCAAAACTATCGTTGATTGATTTGAAGTGATCAATATCTGCAACTGCTACCCAGAGTGGTTGTTGAGTACGTTTGAAATTACGATACTCAATGTCCATACGTTCTTCGAGTGCAGCTCGGTTGGGCAGTTGGGTTAGTGAATCGAGTAGGTTAAGCTTCTGTTGCTCAAATAAGCGTTCTTTATAAGTTTCAGTTTCTTTACCCAATTCGTTAAGCTCGCTACGCAGCGCCTCA
The Shewanella sp. KX20019 DNA segment above includes these coding regions:
- the ppnN gene encoding nucleotide 5'-monophosphate nucleosidase PpnN gives rise to the protein MIVKISPRGSLDQLSQLEVDRLKQNANSELYQLYRSCSLAVLASGLQSDNAESLFNQFKDFNINVLRRERGIKIELTNPPLAAFVDGEIISGIQEHLFSVLRDIVYIYDRYDNLKHINLTNASHITNVVFDILRNARTMPMLDPNIIVCWGGHSINPIEYQYTREVGYELGLRKLDICTGCGPGAMEGPMKGAAIGHAKQRVNHARYIGLTEPSIIAAEPPNQIVNELVILPDIEKRLEAFVRLGHGIIIFPGGAGTAEELLYLLGILLNKHNRDIPFPLVLTGPKESEEYFLRIDEFIAATLGPEAQSKYQIVIDDPSKVARIQKEAMLKIKTFRKDNGDSYQYQWSLKIEPEFQLPFEPTHEMMSNLDLHDQLNKAELAANLRKAFSGIVAGNVKMETIKRIDENGPFQLKGDPKLMALMDDLLNAFVLQQRMKLPGSAYIPCYKIMK